In Pseudorasbora parva isolate DD20220531a chromosome 9, ASM2467924v1, whole genome shotgun sequence, the following proteins share a genomic window:
- the LOC137088813 gene encoding zinc finger protein draculin-like: MENMNDSEPCRIKQEYIEEQIDLMEANNKLEELSEAKEKDHHVKNEETSLSDSLEEENKCFSYPQCGKSFSCKQNLNSHMRLNRLPHTCDQCGKNFTLKGNLTEHMKVHTAEKPHIAEKTHMCDQCGESFPQKEDLNNHMKIHTVEKLYTCDQCRKNFLHKGSLTEHMKVHTMEKPHTCDQCGKSFSQKGNLKEHMKIHTGERPYTCNRCGKSFAHKGNLREHMKVHTGERPHTCDQCGMKFKLKITLNEHMKIHTGEKPHKCDECGKSFRRKPSLRDHIKIHTGENLYTCDQCGKSFRKASVFKVHLRTHTRERPYNCDHCDKKFFRADALKGHVKLHTNEKPHVCSLCGKGFRQMGNLKIHLKRHSGLRDHICSKCGKSFIRDSELKLHQSVHTVDKPYECSQCDKRFKRPEYLKIHEKIHTGVKPYHCHSCGKSFTYLGSLLGHTKSACPTSQ, encoded by the exons ATGGAGAACATGAATGATTCTGAACCCTGCAGAATAAAACAGGAATATATTGAAGAACAAATAG aCCTGATGGAAGCAAATAATAAGCTTGAAGAACTGAGTGAAGCAAAAGAGAAAGATCATCATGTCAAAAATGAAGAAACGTCTTTAAGTGACTCTTTGgaagaagaaaacaaatgtTTCAGCTACCCtcagtgtggaaaaagtttctCATGCAAGCAAAATCTTAATTCGCACATGAGATTGAATAGATTGCCACAcacatgtgatcagtgtgggaaGAATTTCACACTAAAAGGAAACCTCACTGAACACATGAAAGTCCACACCGCAGAAAAGCCACACATCGCAGAAAAAACCCacatgtgtgatcagtgtgggGAGAGTTTCCCTCAAAAAGAAGACCTTAATAATCATATGAAAATCCACACTGTAGAGAAGCTGTACACATGTGATCAATGCAGGAAGAATTTTCTACATAAAGGAAGCCTTACCGAACACATGAAAGTCCACACTATGGAGAAGCCGCAcacatgtgatcagtgtgggaagagtttctcTCAAAAAGGAAACCTTAAGGAACACATGAAAATCCACACCGGAGAGAGGCCTTACACATGTAATCGATGTGGGAAGAGTTTTGCACACAAAGGAAACCTGAGAGAACACATGAAAGTCCACACCGGGGAAAGGCCGCAcacatgtgatcagtgtgggaTGAAATTcaagctaaaaataacccttaatgaacacatgaaaatccacactggagagaagccgcaCAAATGTGATgagtgtgggaagagtttcagaCGAAAACCAAGTCTTCGGGATCACATAAAAATCCACACTGGAGAAAATCTTTAcacatgtgatcagtgtgggaagagtttcagaAAGGCCAGTGTTTTTAAAGTACATCTGCGTACTCATACTAGAGAAAGACCTTATAACTGTGATCATTGTGATAAAAAGTTTTTTAGGGCAGATGCACTGAAGGGCCACGTGAAACTTCATACAAACGAGAAGCCTCATGTGTGTTCCTTGTGTGGAAAGGGTTTTAGACAGATgggtaatttaaaaatacatctTAAAAGACACAGCGGTCTGAGGGATCATATTTGCTCTAAGTGTGGAAAGTCCTTCATTAGAGATTCTGAACTAAAACTACACCAGTCAGTTCACACTGTAGACAAACCTTATGAGTGTTCACAATGTGACAAGAGATTCAAACGACCAGAATATCTGAAAATACACGAGAAGATCCACACTGGAGTGAAGCCATATCATTGTCATtcatgtggaaagagtttcacttaTTTAGGTTCTCTGCTTGGTCATACAAAAAGTGCATGTCCGACATCACAGTAA